The Budorcas taxicolor isolate Tak-1 chromosome 2, Takin1.1, whole genome shotgun sequence genome window below encodes:
- the C1QB gene encoding complement C1q subcomponent subunit B produces MKTPWGSVLVLLLLNLLRVSWAQSNCIGPSIPGIPGIPGKPGPDGKPGTPGTKGEKGLPGRVSHLNENGEKGDPGFPGMPGKVGPKGPIGPKGVPGPPGARGPKGESGDYRATQKIAFSASRTINQHLRPGQPIRFDHIITNANDNYQARSGKFTCKVPGLYFFTYHASSRGQLCVDLMRGQAEPQKVVTFCDYVQNTFQVTTGSIVLKLEKEETVFLQATEKNALVGIEGANSIFSGFLLFPDAEV; encoded by the exons ATGAAGACCCCTTGGGGCAGCGTGTTGGTGCTGCTGCTCCTGAATCTGCTCCGTGTCTCTTGGGCCCAGAGCAACTGCATCGGGCCGTCCATCCCTGGCATCCCGGGCATTCCCGGGAAACCAGGCCCCGATGGCAAGCCTGGGACTCCAGGGACGAAGGGAGAGAAAG GGCTTCCAGGGCGAGTTAGCCACCTCAACGAGAATGGCGAGAAGGGGGACCCAGGGTTTCCTGGGATGCCAGGAAAAGTCGGCCCCAAGGGCCCCATTGGGCCCAAGGGTGTCCCAGGGCCTCCCGGAGCCCGCGGCCCCAAGGGTGAATCAGGAGACTACAGGGCCACGCAGAAAATTGCCTTCTCGGCCTCACGCACCATCAACCAGCACCTGAGACCTGGCCAGCCCATCCGCTTCGACCACATTATCACCAACGCCAACGATAACTACCAGGCTCGGAGCGGCAAGTTCACGTGCAAGGTGCCCGGGCTCTACTTCTTCACCTACCATGCCAGCTCCCGAGGGCAGCTGTGCGTGGACCTCATGCGGGGCCAGGCAGAGCCCCAGAAAGTGGTCACCTTCTGCGACTATGTCCAGAACACCTTCCAGGTCACTACGGGCAGCATTGTGCTCAAGCTAGAGAAGGAGGAGACCGTTTTCCTGCAGGCCACCGAAAAGAATGCCCTGGTGGGCATCGAAGGCGCCAACAGCATCTTTTCCGGGTTCCTGCTCTTCCCTGATGCAGAGGTGTGA